GGAGCAATGTGGCAGACAAACTTGTGCTCGAGCTGGCGGATCTGATAAAGAAGATATGGATTTTGAGATGGCCGAAATAAAGAGTTCAGAACCAGGTTTGCAAAGGTTTAGAGCTAAATGTGCTCTCACTTATCCTACTAGATATTTTTCTCCTTTGGAAGATGAAGCAGATTTAGTTGGGAATTCACTTGATCACCATTCAACTGACAGCTACCTCTCCAGCAGTCCCAATAGTAGCTCAAGTATGGTCACCGATTCGACATTTTACTATTTGCATActtcctttctttccatcaaatacataaattaaaaaataagacaactcTGAACTTTGATTTCATGCATCCATGCTTCTAATAAATGTGGTGCTTGTTTTTTCCAGAGGACAAAGTGCTTGCTGAATCAGTGGACTCTGTTGATGATGAACCACTCTTTCCAGAACCTGATAGAGATCTTTCGGATTGTGAGACCTCATTATCCACCAGGAGGAGTTGCAGAGAACTGATTCATAACGTTTCTGGAGTGCTCAGCAAGATTGATCAGTTAAAAGGAAGGAAACTCAGCTACGTAAAATAGGTCATTTTGAATGTTGAACTCATATTTGGAACTACACCTCAACAGCAGGCTCTACCTGTAGAGGATGGGTTCTCTGTGAGCCATTTTCTCCTCAATGAACATGAAATGTTTGCGAGTTTTCTGTGGATGGCTTTCGGTGAGTTGCTTGGCTGTAATGACCCAAAACAGATGAATCAGCTTAAAGGATTCGCCTTTGATTGTCTATTAGAGTACCTAGACTCAAAATTTTCTCCAATCTCTGATTCTGGTTTCAGAACCTGTACCGAACTACCATCAAGTATGACCAAAGAGATTCTGATTGCTGATATTATTGATGGGGTCGAAGAGTGGACACAATTAGTTGGTTTGATCCCAGACGAGCTAATAGAATGGGATATGAGCCATTCTTTGGGTAAATGTACGGACTTCGAGATTGAAGAATATGAATGTGGCACTGAAGTTGCTAGGCATAATCTCCAAGAATTAGTAGATGAAGTTGTTTTAGACCTCTAtagttctagctaaatttggTGGAACTGTTAGTAGCTCCTCTTTTTGAGACTTTGTTGCAAGCCTATCAGTGCTTCTCATGTGATAACTCAAGCAAAGTATTTTGTACAAATCATTGATTCTGCATCTGATTTTACTTATTGTACTTGTGCTTTTGCATTTATGAATATTAAGAACAATCCGTTCGTGAACATCTGTTTGAAGTAGAACATTACAAGCACGAAATGAAAAATGGTTGAAATGTAAGAACAATTTGAAGGAAACCCAATAAGCCTAAATGGATGCATATGCAAAAATCTGTAACTACCTCCgacccaaattatgtgtcgcccgtcccaaaataaatgtcgtctttccttatttggaaatttttcaaaggcacaattacctttttacctttattgaacccacttgattttaaatatatcaatacttcttttttagtatttgtttttttaaagtgaaagccttatcacttcaatcaaaatttaaactttcagCCTTATTTTTACAgtatcaaaatttttttaaaCCACAGAGagcaatttattctttttggttgGGTAAACCAGTTTTCTTCGACAACTCATTGTTCATATTACTGTGATTTCTCGAGTAAAAATAGGATCTTTAaagctaaagttaaagaaaacaagaatttaGAGGGACCTCACTTTCCACATATATCATCTTACTATTGGAAAAAGTAACAAACACAACTACAAAGATCAAACTTCTTTTGTTTAGAACTGAAAATTGTTTGAGACAGTGAGCTACCCAAGAGACAACATCCTTCTCCGCTATTTCCTCTAACGCGTCATATGCCTCATCAATACTTCACACTCACGGTACATTGATAGGAGTGAATTTCCGACATAGCACATGATATGATATCCTACATTAACATGTCAGTCGTGTAATTTGCTTTCCAAATTCGAATGCAGCAATATCAAGTAAGAACATACTGTATGTCTGAATAAACAGTATAACAAgcatattttttacaaactctAAACATGAGTAGAAAATGTCCACTTCACTTAGTCTTGATGAATGTTTGATCCATTTAGAAGCACCATGATCTGAAGTTCACTCCACAGCAAGCTATTTTTTGTTAATCTTTCGAGTATTGAATATTGTTGACCTCAGCTTCAACGTACCTCCACTTCACATGTATtaccacaaaaatgaaaatacacaacaaaacaatttcctacaattttgtttttagtttctgcACTTATTTACTCCCTCACCAAATACTTAGTTTCCAACAAATATCAAGCTGTTGCAATGCACCTCTCGGAGAGCTCTTCAACAAGCTAGTCTTCAACAACCACCACAAAACAGTAAAGTTAACAGCCcgaccttttcatttttttaggtAGGTCAACACCGATGACACACTCCTATTTGCTTTCCCACCATTCACAACCTTACGTTTCTCCTTTATCAACTCTCTCATCACCGGAAGTACATAGGCTAGCCCATGTTCTgtgatatttcaacataaacacaGATCATCAGACTGTCAGCTTATGATTAAATGTTCCGTCACTTGACAACAATGCGAGTGACTCACAGAACACCAAATTTAACAAACATAACACGGAAGTTACCATTATCTCAATGAATAACATCCTAAAGTGAGGATATCAATACCAATAAAACTTCAGATGCAAACTTTCAAATACAGTGTACACCAGTCAATGGCCATAAACAGtaaagtataaatagaaaaaacaaatcaatgacatgaaagataaataaatgtCATAGATAAAGgacaataaattttatcaagagtAAGGATCAAGGAAGACTAAAGTTTCATGAACGTGATAGTGGTGAGATATCTGACAGGGAAAGGGAGCGAGACGACTTTGAACGGGACAAGGAaaaattatggtcgatctactttagcttatcaaaacagtccggacagatttgacattatttaaattttaaaggcattttggtcatttccgattatattatggatgggaatatgtgtatatatacatgtatatgagtttaaaaactaATTTTCATCATCCATCATTgataaagaacaaaccctagcaaaatttgagctttaaattacttttgattcaatcgtagaaatttcaaagtaatccgataactgcgtttgtcatctcgagagcttcgaacggctcctattatttgtgcaaaccgGATTGCATAataaagaggtgaattctaaggtgtgaatattgtttgcctttattcttttccatatgtatatgtgtgatagaggattatatgtattggttgttattgaaaggtgacgAAAATAGGgttgtggactattttgcatggtttggttgtattgaattgtggaaggtggatatggtaattgagttatggaaggtggatatggtgatatactattga
This genomic window from Capsicum annuum cultivar UCD-10X-F1 unplaced genomic scaffold, UCD10Xv1.1 ctg21952, whole genome shotgun sequence contains:
- the LOC124890677 gene encoding uncharacterized protein LOC124890677 produces the protein MDFEMAEIKSSEPGLQRFRAKCALTYPTRYFSPLEDEADLVGNSLDHHSTDSYLSSSPNSSSKDKVLAESVDSVDDEPLFPEPDRDLSDCETSLSTRRSCRELIHNVSGVLSKIDQLKGRKLSYVK